A single Seriola aureovittata isolate HTS-2021-v1 ecotype China chromosome 19, ASM2101889v1, whole genome shotgun sequence DNA region contains:
- the LOC130187690 gene encoding mucin-2-like isoform X2 produces MLMSGMLHRLLLAGTCLCVYGTPVHLSDFTPTQDSGCDGECASSVKTVRSTDTTDVKSKPSDTEHVTGLILNVGAGGGAGPHGQPEGIAPLTQTENEGSLDGRSGRSEAGGEAWSQSGKVKNVGSSSETGDADRQSEATSVRSVESESTKEDIPVFDEHESTSTGGEKQSDTVHMSTSRLTPGGLLSSSTAPPQLEPSDSQGGADRTRLPGGGDSLQDKDPEKSTPSSTEPPNPSARIQRLTSHSPIPSSVFVSPRTSTSLTIWGHDGATVSSLPDPLLPEIGPNLMPREDGPESLWTEALRPGGVDTMVPLSQDEATEGTMSSEALPLIFEPFEDVTPEGAAAAAPAPAAVVTLVPGSAQPPAAMATGVMPLSEVDLDQLVTVETDSDSPSHAPSLLMPDWTSPWQTSGAELLEPIGSSVPSVSQQQAGTEPEDRSERVAVRTPNLEENLPTTGPSLSSFQHTMTTVTMAAHQPVHKSRSGLEGMESEEEPDEDEDDENSEESVEEESEEDLTEIPKTSSTQPPYSLIPPPPVWVQRNQGLMRSWVELIREKAGYVSGMLAPVGIGITGALLIVGALYSIRMIHRKRRNSFKHQRRKQPREPGTSRQDQAMLLADSSEDEF; encoded by the exons ATGCTGATGTCTGGGATGCTCCATCGCCTCCTCCTGGCCGGgacctgtctctgtgtctaTGGAACCCCTGTCCACCTCTCAGACTTCACTCCCACGCAGGACAGCGGCTGTGATGGAGAGTGTGCCAGCTCAGTAAAAACCGTCAGGTCAACAGACACCACAGATGTGAAGTCTAAACCGTCTGATACAGAACATGTGACTGGCCTGATACTGAATGTAGGTGCAGGAGGAGGGGCTGGCCCACATGGACAACCTGAGGGGATAGCTCCATTGACGCAGACAGAAAACGAGGGCAGCCTTGATGGAAGATCTGGGCGGAGTGAGGCTGGTGGAGAGGCATGGAGCCAAAGCGGTAAGGTAAAGAATGTCGGGAGCTCATCTGAGACGGGAGATGCTGACAGACAGTCGGAGGCAACTTCAGTGCGGTCTGTGGAGTCAGAGAGTACCAAAGAGGACATACCTGTCTTCGATGAGCATGAATCTACTTCTACAGGTGGGGAAAAGCAGTCGGACACAGTACACATGAGTACTTCAAGACTGACTCCAGGTGGACTTCTGTCCTCCTCTACAGCGCCACCACAGCTGGAGCCTTCAGACAGCCAAGGTGGGGCGGACAGAACAAGGCTCCCTGGTGGAGGTGACTCCCTTCAGGATAAAGACCCAGAAAAAAGCACGCCATCCTCTACAGAACCTCCAAACCCTTCAGCACGGATCCAGAGACTGACCTCTCACAGTCCCATCCCCTCTTCGGTCTTTGTCTCCCCTCGGACCTCCACATCTTTGACAATTTGGGGCCATGACGGAGCTACAGTATCCTCACTGCCTGACCCCTTGTTGCCTGAAATCGGGCCGAACCTGATGCCCAGAGAGGATGGACCAGAAAGCCTGTGGACTGAGGCATTGAGACCTGGTGGAG TGGACACCATGGTCCCACTGTCTCAGGATGAGGCCACAGAGGGCACCATGTCATCAGAGGCTCTCCCTCTCATCTTTGAGCCTTTTGAAGACGTCACACCAgagggggcagcagcagcagcaccagcgcCAGCAGCAGTGGTCACGCTGGTGCCCGGTAGCGCTCAGCCTCCCGCTGCCATGGCGACTGGTGTAATGCCTCTGTCAGAGGTGGACCTGGACCAGCTGGTAACCgtggagacagacagtgacagtccCTCGCATGCCCCATCTCTGCTGATGCCAGACTGGACGTCACCTTGGCAGACATCCGGCGCCGAGCTCCTGGAACCAATTGGCTCCTCAGTTCCGTCTGTTTCGCAGCAGCAGGCCGGAACTGAGCCGGAGGATCGttcagagagag TTGCTGTGAGGACACCAAACCTTGAAGAGAACTTGCCCACCACTGGCCCCTCCCTTTCATCCTTCCAGCACACTATGACAACAGTTACCATGGCAGCCCATCAGCCTGTGCACAAATCTAGATCAGGGTTAGAGGGGATGGAGTCTGAGG AGGAGcctgatgaggatgaggatgatgagaaCTCTGAGGAATCAGTGGAAGAAGAGAGCGAAGAGGACCTGACAGAAATACCTAAAACATCCTCGACGCAGCCTCCATACAgcctcatccctcctcctcctgtctgggTACAACGCAACCAGGGGCTGA TGCGGAGCTGGGTAGAGCTGATCAGAGAAAAG GCGGGTTATGTGTCTGGAATGTTGGCTCCTGTGGGCATCGGCATCACAGGGGCCCTGCTAATCGTTGGTGCCCTCTACAGCATCAGGATGATTCACCGCAAGAGGAGGAACAGCTTCAAACACCAGAGGAGGAAG CAACCTCGAGAGCCTGGCACAAGCCGTCAGGACCAGGCCATGCTGCTGGCCGACAGCTCCGAGGATGAATTCTGA
- the LOC130187690 gene encoding mucin-2-like isoform X1, with product MLMSGMLHRLLLAGTCLCVYGTPVHLSDFTPTQDSGCDGECASSVKTVRSTDTTDVKSKPSDTEHVTGLILNVGAGGGAGPHGQPEGIAPLTQTENEGSLDGRSGRSEAGGEAWSQSGKVKNVGSSSETGDADRQSEATSVRSVESESTKEDIPVFDEHESTSTGGEKQSDTVHMSTSRLTPGGLLSSSTAPPQLEPSDSQGGADRTRLPGGGDSLQDKDPEKSTPSSTEPPNPSARIQRLTSHSPIPSSVFVSPRTSTSLTIWGHDGATVSSLPDPLLPEIGPNLMPREDGPESLWTEALRPGGVDTMVPLSQDEATEGTMSSEALPLIFEPFEDVTPEGAAAAAPAPAAVVTLVPGSAQPPAAMATGVMPLSEVDLDQLVTVETDSDSPSHAPSLLMPDWTSPWQTSGAELLEPIGSSVPSVSQQQAGTEPEDRSERVAVRTPNLEENLPTTGPSLSSFQHTMTTVTMAAHQPVHKSRSGLEGMESEEEPDEDEDDENSEESVEEESEEDLTEIPKTSSTQPPYSLIPPPPVWVQRNQGLMRSWVELIREKAGYVSGMLAPVGIGITGALLIVGALYSIRMIHRKRRNSFKHQRRKVRQPEQPREPGTSRQDQAMLLADSSEDEF from the exons ATGCTGATGTCTGGGATGCTCCATCGCCTCCTCCTGGCCGGgacctgtctctgtgtctaTGGAACCCCTGTCCACCTCTCAGACTTCACTCCCACGCAGGACAGCGGCTGTGATGGAGAGTGTGCCAGCTCAGTAAAAACCGTCAGGTCAACAGACACCACAGATGTGAAGTCTAAACCGTCTGATACAGAACATGTGACTGGCCTGATACTGAATGTAGGTGCAGGAGGAGGGGCTGGCCCACATGGACAACCTGAGGGGATAGCTCCATTGACGCAGACAGAAAACGAGGGCAGCCTTGATGGAAGATCTGGGCGGAGTGAGGCTGGTGGAGAGGCATGGAGCCAAAGCGGTAAGGTAAAGAATGTCGGGAGCTCATCTGAGACGGGAGATGCTGACAGACAGTCGGAGGCAACTTCAGTGCGGTCTGTGGAGTCAGAGAGTACCAAAGAGGACATACCTGTCTTCGATGAGCATGAATCTACTTCTACAGGTGGGGAAAAGCAGTCGGACACAGTACACATGAGTACTTCAAGACTGACTCCAGGTGGACTTCTGTCCTCCTCTACAGCGCCACCACAGCTGGAGCCTTCAGACAGCCAAGGTGGGGCGGACAGAACAAGGCTCCCTGGTGGAGGTGACTCCCTTCAGGATAAAGACCCAGAAAAAAGCACGCCATCCTCTACAGAACCTCCAAACCCTTCAGCACGGATCCAGAGACTGACCTCTCACAGTCCCATCCCCTCTTCGGTCTTTGTCTCCCCTCGGACCTCCACATCTTTGACAATTTGGGGCCATGACGGAGCTACAGTATCCTCACTGCCTGACCCCTTGTTGCCTGAAATCGGGCCGAACCTGATGCCCAGAGAGGATGGACCAGAAAGCCTGTGGACTGAGGCATTGAGACCTGGTGGAG TGGACACCATGGTCCCACTGTCTCAGGATGAGGCCACAGAGGGCACCATGTCATCAGAGGCTCTCCCTCTCATCTTTGAGCCTTTTGAAGACGTCACACCAgagggggcagcagcagcagcaccagcgcCAGCAGCAGTGGTCACGCTGGTGCCCGGTAGCGCTCAGCCTCCCGCTGCCATGGCGACTGGTGTAATGCCTCTGTCAGAGGTGGACCTGGACCAGCTGGTAACCgtggagacagacagtgacagtccCTCGCATGCCCCATCTCTGCTGATGCCAGACTGGACGTCACCTTGGCAGACATCCGGCGCCGAGCTCCTGGAACCAATTGGCTCCTCAGTTCCGTCTGTTTCGCAGCAGCAGGCCGGAACTGAGCCGGAGGATCGttcagagagag TTGCTGTGAGGACACCAAACCTTGAAGAGAACTTGCCCACCACTGGCCCCTCCCTTTCATCCTTCCAGCACACTATGACAACAGTTACCATGGCAGCCCATCAGCCTGTGCACAAATCTAGATCAGGGTTAGAGGGGATGGAGTCTGAGG AGGAGcctgatgaggatgaggatgatgagaaCTCTGAGGAATCAGTGGAAGAAGAGAGCGAAGAGGACCTGACAGAAATACCTAAAACATCCTCGACGCAGCCTCCATACAgcctcatccctcctcctcctgtctgggTACAACGCAACCAGGGGCTGA TGCGGAGCTGGGTAGAGCTGATCAGAGAAAAG GCGGGTTATGTGTCTGGAATGTTGGCTCCTGTGGGCATCGGCATCACAGGGGCCCTGCTAATCGTTGGTGCCCTCTACAGCATCAGGATGATTCACCGCAAGAGGAGGAACAGCTTCAAACACCAGAGGAGGAAGGTCAGACAGCCAGAG CAACCTCGAGAGCCTGGCACAAGCCGTCAGGACCAGGCCATGCTGCTGGCCGACAGCTCCGAGGATGAATTCTGA